One genomic segment of Dysosmobacter sp. Marseille-Q4140 includes these proteins:
- a CDS encoding FAD-dependent oxidoreductase: protein MSRLDIKTPSQAQAVVDQLYRNVEHRIASSPPGLCPIDMALNFLELCHAQTCGKCVPCRIGLGQLAQMLREVLDGQPDIQILRRIEQTAQTIVDTADCAIGINAAQLVLMGLQGFRDDYEEHILRHRCLGSLKNPVPCVALCPAGVDIPGYIALVHAGRYADAVRLIRKDNPFPVACAYICEHPCEARCRRRMVDDAVNIRALKRYAVDQAGQVPQPPCAPATGKKVAVIGGGPGGLSAAYYLALMGHSVTVYEKRKALGGMLRYGIPDYRFPRTLLDAEIASILSLGIEVHTDINVGTDVTLDQLKQEYDCLYLAIGAHTDKKTGIEGENSRGVVSAVELLRGIGDGEKPDFTGKRVVVIGGGNVAMDVTRSAIRLGAEKVTCVYRRRKEDMTALPEEVEGAEAEGAELLTLHAPVRIESDDSGNAVALWTQPQIIGEMDRQGRPKPGTARAAERRIEADVIIVAIGQGVESLGFEQSGVVIQRGGTLLAGSDTKLPDLEGVFAGGDCVTGPATVIRAIAAGKAAAANIDEYLGFHHEIASPVQVPAPRFSDLKPRGRVNTTERDACERKHDFTCIECGLTAEEAEQESSRCLRCDHFGYGVFKGGRVEKW, encoded by the coding sequence ATGAGCAGACTGGATATCAAGACCCCCAGCCAGGCCCAGGCGGTGGTGGATCAGCTCTACCGGAATGTAGAGCACCGGATCGCCTCCAGCCCCCCGGGCCTGTGTCCCATCGACATGGCTCTGAACTTCCTGGAGCTGTGCCACGCCCAGACCTGCGGCAAGTGCGTGCCCTGCCGGATCGGTCTTGGGCAGCTGGCCCAGATGCTGCGGGAGGTACTGGACGGCCAGCCGGACATTCAGATCCTCCGCCGCATTGAGCAGACCGCCCAGACCATCGTGGACACCGCTGACTGCGCCATCGGCATCAATGCCGCCCAGCTGGTGCTCATGGGCCTCCAGGGCTTCCGGGACGACTATGAGGAGCACATCCTCCGCCACCGGTGCCTGGGGAGCCTGAAAAACCCGGTGCCCTGCGTGGCGCTGTGTCCCGCGGGCGTGGATATCCCCGGCTACATCGCCCTGGTCCACGCCGGACGCTATGCCGACGCCGTGCGATTGATCCGCAAGGACAACCCCTTCCCGGTGGCCTGTGCCTACATCTGCGAGCACCCCTGCGAGGCCCGCTGCCGCCGCCGCATGGTGGACGACGCGGTGAATATCCGGGCCCTGAAGCGCTACGCCGTGGACCAGGCCGGCCAGGTGCCCCAGCCCCCCTGCGCCCCGGCCACGGGGAAGAAGGTGGCCGTCATCGGCGGCGGCCCCGGCGGCCTCTCCGCCGCATACTATCTGGCCCTCATGGGCCACAGCGTCACCGTCTACGAAAAGCGGAAGGCCCTGGGCGGCATGCTGCGCTACGGCATCCCCGACTACCGCTTCCCCCGGACGCTGCTGGACGCCGAGATCGCCTCGATCCTGTCCCTGGGCATTGAGGTACATACCGACATCAACGTGGGCACCGACGTGACGCTGGATCAGCTGAAGCAGGAGTACGACTGCCTGTACCTGGCCATCGGCGCCCACACGGACAAAAAGACCGGCATCGAGGGCGAGAACAGCCGCGGCGTCGTCTCTGCGGTGGAGCTGCTGCGGGGCATCGGTGACGGCGAAAAGCCGGATTTCACCGGCAAGCGGGTGGTGGTCATCGGCGGCGGCAACGTGGCCATGGACGTGACCCGCAGCGCCATCCGTCTGGGAGCCGAGAAGGTCACCTGCGTCTACCGCCGCCGGAAGGAGGACATGACCGCCCTGCCCGAGGAGGTGGAGGGCGCCGAGGCCGAGGGGGCCGAGTTGCTGACCCTCCACGCCCCGGTGCGGATCGAGAGCGACGATAGCGGCAACGCCGTGGCCCTCTGGACTCAGCCCCAGATCATCGGCGAGATGGACCGCCAGGGCCGTCCCAAGCCCGGCACCGCCCGGGCGGCGGAGCGCCGCATTGAGGCGGACGTCATCATCGTGGCCATCGGACAGGGCGTGGAGTCCCTGGGCTTTGAGCAGTCCGGCGTGGTGATCCAGCGGGGCGGCACGCTGCTGGCCGGGTCCGACACCAAGCTGCCGGATCTGGAGGGTGTGTTCGCCGGAGGCGACTGCGTCACCGGCCCCGCCACGGTCATCCGGGCCATCGCCGCCGGCAAGGCGGCGGCCGCCAACATCGACGAGTACCTGGGCTTCCACCACGAGATCGCCTCGCCCGTCCAGGTGCCGGCGCCCCGGTTCTCCGACCTCAAGCCCCGGGGCCGGGTCAACACCACCGAGCGGGACGCCTGCGAGCGCAAGCATGACTTCACCTGTATCGAGTGCGGCCTGACCGCGGAGGAGGCGGAGCAGGAGTCCTCCCGCTGCCTGCGGTGCGACCACTTCGGATATGGAGTTTTCAAGGGAGGACGTGTGGAAAAATGGTAA
- a CDS encoding [FeFe] hydrogenase, group A — protein MVNAIIDGRAVSVQAGTTILDAARSAGIPIPHLCYLKGINEIAACRMCVVEVEGIERLVTACDNVVLEGMVISTNSPRVRRARRTNLRLLLSQHDTSCTTCIRSGNCELQTLSQELNIHYQPYAVKPERSRIDLDAPLIREAGKCIKCMRCVQICDKVQGMHIWDVAGTGSRTTVDVSFNRLLKNTDCTYCGQCVTHCPTGALTARDDTNAVFRALEDPNITTVIQVAPAVRVAWAESFGLDPAFATTGRMVAALRRVGFDYVFDTNFTADLTIMEEGSEFLHRFTHRDQYAWPMFTSCCPGWVRFVKGQFPAYTDNLSTAKSPQQMFGAMAKSYFAQRKGIDPHRMFVVSVMPCISKKSECRLPTMADACGDPDVDVVLTTRELGRLLRSEHIVPADLPEESFDSPLGSGTGAAVIFGATGGVMDAALRSAYFLVTGRNPDPDAFAEVRGDKPWKEATYTIPGAGEVKVAVVSGLGNTRHLMEALEKGRAEYDFVEVMACPGGCAGGGGQPIHEGEELAAERGARLWQLDADAPVRFSHENPDVQALYREFLGAPLGEKSHHLLHTDHRGWSMPVFRREE, from the coding sequence ATGGTAAATGCGATCATCGACGGCCGCGCCGTCTCCGTGCAGGCGGGCACCACCATCCTGGACGCCGCCCGCTCCGCCGGCATCCCCATCCCCCACCTGTGCTATCTGAAGGGCATCAACGAGATCGCCGCCTGCCGCATGTGCGTGGTGGAGGTGGAGGGCATCGAGCGGCTGGTCACTGCCTGCGACAATGTGGTGCTGGAGGGTATGGTGATTTCCACCAACAGCCCCCGGGTCCGCCGGGCCCGGCGGACCAACCTGCGTCTGCTGCTCAGCCAGCACGACACCAGCTGCACCACCTGTATCCGCAGCGGCAACTGTGAGCTCCAGACCCTCTCCCAGGAGCTGAATATCCACTACCAGCCTTATGCCGTCAAGCCTGAGCGGTCCCGGATCGACCTGGACGCCCCCCTGATCCGGGAGGCGGGCAAGTGCATCAAGTGCATGCGCTGCGTTCAGATCTGCGACAAGGTACAGGGTATGCACATCTGGGATGTGGCGGGCACCGGCTCCCGGACCACCGTGGACGTCAGCTTCAACCGCCTGCTGAAAAACACCGACTGCACTTACTGCGGCCAGTGCGTCACCCACTGCCCCACCGGCGCCCTGACGGCCCGGGACGACACCAACGCCGTGTTCCGGGCCCTGGAGGACCCCAATATCACCACCGTCATCCAGGTGGCCCCGGCGGTGCGGGTGGCCTGGGCGGAGAGCTTTGGGCTGGACCCGGCCTTCGCCACCACCGGCCGCATGGTGGCGGCATTGCGGCGGGTGGGCTTTGACTACGTGTTTGACACCAACTTCACCGCAGACCTGACCATCATGGAGGAGGGCAGCGAGTTCCTCCACCGCTTCACTCACCGGGATCAGTACGCCTGGCCCATGTTCACCTCCTGCTGCCCCGGCTGGGTACGGTTCGTGAAGGGGCAGTTCCCCGCCTACACGGACAATCTCTCCACCGCCAAGTCCCCCCAGCAGATGTTCGGCGCCATGGCCAAGAGCTATTTCGCCCAGCGCAAGGGCATCGATCCCCACAGGATGTTCGTGGTGTCGGTGATGCCCTGCATCTCCAAAAAAAGCGAGTGCCGCCTGCCCACCATGGCCGATGCCTGCGGCGATCCGGACGTGGACGTTGTGCTGACCACCCGGGAGCTGGGGCGGCTGCTGCGCAGCGAGCACATCGTGCCCGCCGACCTTCCGGAGGAGAGCTTCGACTCGCCCCTGGGCTCCGGCACCGGCGCGGCGGTGATCTTCGGCGCCACCGGCGGCGTCATGGACGCGGCCCTGCGCAGCGCCTACTTCCTGGTGACCGGCCGGAACCCGGATCCGGACGCCTTCGCAGAGGTCCGGGGAGACAAGCCCTGGAAGGAGGCGACCTATACGATCCCCGGCGCCGGGGAGGTGAAGGTGGCCGTGGTCAGCGGCCTGGGCAATACCCGCCATCTGATGGAGGCCCTGGAGAAGGGCCGCGCGGAGTACGATTTTGTGGAGGTCATGGCCTGTCCCGGCGGCTGTGCCGGCGGCGGCGGTCAGCCCATCCACGAGGGCGAGGAGCTGGCCGCCGAGCGAGGCGCGCGCCTGTGGCAGCTGGATGCCGACGCGCCCGTCCGCTTCTCCCACGAAAACCCCGACGTACAGGCGCTGTACCGGGAGTTTTTGGGGGCGCCCCTGGGAGAGAAGTCCCATCATCTGCTCCACACGGATCATCGGGGCTGGTCCATGCCTGTGTTCCGGCGGGAGGAGTGA
- a CDS encoding GGDEF domain-containing protein — MKSGDRYTTRELCLLVREMERLFEVVRLLDPAAEERLTPISEDRLERGPWDELYVLLDTPGGVSGESPDHRRPVHALSRPLFLTENGREVPLVLELAGWAPSHLVERRRGHFSLEKASAAREELYRDELTQVFNRRYLNDFVFLRRQMDRLTRVGVIMMDLRRFKEVNDTFGHLAGDRTLEQVARVLGEHVRGQDSVIRLGGDEFVVILLDCGEDIVCRKIEELRAALVPVAEADFGYAYTDQFSPSVEMLRELLDQADRRMYQEKRRAP; from the coding sequence ATGAAGAGCGGAGACCGCTACACAACAAGAGAGCTGTGCCTGTTGGTTCGGGAGATGGAACGTCTGTTTGAGGTGGTGCGCCTGCTGGATCCGGCGGCGGAAGAGCGGCTGACACCCATATCTGAGGACAGGCTGGAGCGGGGGCCCTGGGATGAATTGTACGTACTGTTGGACACTCCTGGTGGAGTCAGCGGCGAGAGCCCGGACCATCGCCGTCCGGTCCACGCCCTGTCCCGCCCGCTGTTTTTGACGGAAAACGGCCGGGAAGTGCCCCTGGTTCTGGAGCTGGCCGGCTGGGCGCCTTCCCATTTGGTGGAGCGGCGGCGCGGGCACTTCTCCCTGGAAAAGGCGTCTGCCGCCCGTGAAGAGCTGTACCGGGACGAGCTGACCCAGGTGTTCAACCGCCGTTATCTCAACGATTTTGTGTTTTTGCGCCGCCAGATGGACCGGCTGACCCGGGTGGGTGTCATCATGATGGACCTGCGCCGCTTCAAGGAGGTCAATGACACCTTCGGCCACCTGGCCGGAGACCGGACGCTGGAGCAGGTGGCCCGGGTGCTGGGTGAGCATGTCCGGGGCCAGGACTCGGTGATCCGTCTGGGCGGCGACGAGTTCGTGGTCATCCTGCTGGACTGCGGGGAGGATATTGTCTGCCGGAAGATCGAGGAGCTGCGGGCGGCTCTGGTGCCGGTGGCGGAGGCGGACTTTGGCTATGCCTACACGGACCAGTTCTCCCCCTCAGTGGAAATGCTGCGGGAGCTGCTGGACCAGGCGGACCGCCGGATGTACCAGGAAAAACGCCGCGCCCCCTGA
- a CDS encoding ferredoxin → MNAIVSDACIGCGLCEGTCPDVFHMGDDGLAHGSGVPAGQEDLAREARDNCPVSAITIEE, encoded by the coding sequence ATGAACGCGATCGTCAGCGACGCCTGCATCGGCTGCGGCCTGTGCGAGGGCACCTGCCCGGATGTGTTCCACATGGGAGACGACGGGCTGGCCCACGGCAGCGGCGTGCCTGCGGGCCAGGAGGATCTGGCCCGGGAGGCCCGGGACAACTGCCCCGTGTCCGCCATCACCATTGAGGAATAA
- a CDS encoding 4Fe-4S binding protein: MVRRIIEIDQEKCNGCGACAAACHEGAIGMVDGKAKLLRDDYCDGLGDCLPTCPTGAITFVEREAAPYDEAAVQAKKAAGDTLPCGCPGSMTQTLYPAEEAPHGCPGSRTQDLTSDGTHHPVPPAAEGPVSCLRQWPVQIKLLPVEAPFYQGAKLLIAADCTAFSRADFHQRFMRGRITLIGCPKLDEGDYAEKLTEIIRRNDIREVTVVRMEVPCCGGIQRAVETALRNSGKFIPWQVVTLGRDGNILD; this comes from the coding sequence ATGGTACGCAGGATCATTGAGATCGATCAGGAAAAATGCAACGGCTGCGGCGCCTGCGCCGCGGCCTGTCACGAGGGCGCCATCGGCATGGTGGACGGCAAGGCCAAGCTGCTGCGGGACGACTACTGCGACGGCCTGGGCGACTGCCTGCCCACCTGTCCCACCGGGGCCATCACCTTTGTGGAGCGGGAGGCCGCCCCCTATGACGAGGCAGCGGTCCAGGCCAAAAAGGCCGCCGGAGACACGCTGCCCTGCGGCTGCCCCGGCTCCATGACGCAGACCCTGTACCCGGCGGAGGAGGCTCCTCACGGCTGTCCCGGCTCCCGGACACAGGACCTGACTTCCGACGGCACCCATCACCCGGTCCCCCCGGCGGCGGAGGGTCCCGTGTCCTGCCTGCGGCAGTGGCCGGTACAGATCAAGCTGCTGCCGGTGGAGGCGCCCTTCTATCAGGGGGCAAAGCTCCTGATCGCCGCCGACTGCACCGCCTTTTCCCGGGCGGACTTCCACCAGCGCTTCATGCGGGGCCGGATCACCCTGATCGGCTGCCCCAAGCTGGACGAGGGCGACTACGCCGAAAAGCTCACGGAGATCATTCGCCGCAACGACATCCGGGAGGTCACGGTGGTGCGGATGGAAGTTCCCTGCTGCGGCGGCATCCAGCGGGCCGTGGAGACGGCCCTGCGCAACAGCGGCAAGTTCATTCCTTGGCAGGTGGTGACACTGGGCCGGGATGGAAATATTCTGGATTAA
- a CDS encoding Crp/Fnr family transcriptional regulator, translating to MEITPAMAVSPLFRGIPSEELNALLDCMGAARRRYRRGELILRRGDLAQRLGLVLSGAVHIVREDFWGNRTIVGLAESGEVFAESYACLGSEPLEVSALAAVETEVLFLDAGRAVAGCGRGCAAHAQLSRNLLALLAGRNLALTRKMGHMARRTTRDKVLSFLSAQALRAGGPAFDIPLDRQQLADYLAVDRSALSAVLSRLRDEGVLEFHKNHFRLLRPEQLPE from the coding sequence ATGGAGATCACCCCGGCCATGGCCGTCTCGCCCCTGTTCCGGGGCATTCCCTCGGAGGAGCTGAACGCGCTCCTGGATTGCATGGGCGCCGCCCGGCGCCGATACCGGCGGGGGGAGCTGATCCTGCGCCGGGGGGACCTGGCGCAGCGGCTTGGCCTGGTGCTCTCCGGCGCCGTCCACATCGTCCGGGAGGACTTCTGGGGCAACCGGACCATCGTGGGTCTGGCGGAGAGCGGGGAGGTGTTCGCCGAGTCCTACGCCTGCCTGGGCTCGGAGCCGCTGGAGGTCTCCGCCCTGGCGGCGGTAGAGACGGAGGTGCTGTTTCTGGACGCCGGCCGGGCGGTGGCCGGCTGCGGCCGGGGCTGCGCCGCCCACGCGCAGCTGTCCCGGAACCTGCTGGCATTGCTGGCCGGGCGGAACCTGGCCCTGACGCGGAAGATGGGCCACATGGCCCGCCGCACCACCCGGGACAAGGTGCTCAGCTTCCTCTCCGCCCAGGCCCTCCGGGCCGGGGGACCGGCCTTCGACATCCCCCTGGACCGCCAACAGCTGGCGGACTATCTGGCGGTGGACCGCAGCGCCCTGTCGGCGGTGCTGAGCCGTCTCCGGGACGAGGGGGTCCTGGAATTCCACAAAAACCACTTCCGCTTGCTCCGCCCGGAGCAGCTGCCGGAGTGA
- the fliB gene encoding flagellin lysine-N-methylase, with translation MRIRVPDYYEQFHCLAGECPHTCCEKWEVVIDEETARLYDAVPGDLGEKLRAAMETDAEGDVCFPLSGGRCPFLDGENLCEIHRQLGPESTSVTCRSHPRFTEDYGPFREVTLCASCPAALALLLGSDAPLTFRETETAEPEEPGDPWLTGLVPLRDRMLRELTDRSRPLRERLEGVLLLALEAQDLLEEDRAAELAALAEVWEAPPVELPEGPGIFPRVLEVLSGLEALDGDWRELLRRAETAEAVPVPERLLERVGTYFLFRYPLKAVNDGDLLGRVQLCVLMVLLARRLAAVCGLSEAVRRLCSEIEHSEENLEVLQQAFLEDGGLSPAAFLRTLREA, from the coding sequence ATGCGCATCCGCGTACCGGACTACTATGAGCAGTTTCACTGTCTGGCGGGGGAGTGCCCCCACACCTGCTGCGAGAAGTGGGAGGTGGTCATCGACGAGGAGACGGCTCGCCTCTATGATGCCGTCCCGGGGGATCTGGGGGAGAAGCTCCGCGCCGCCATGGAGACGGACGCGGAGGGGGATGTCTGCTTTCCCCTCTCCGGCGGGCGGTGTCCCTTTCTGGATGGAGAAAACCTCTGCGAGATCCACCGGCAGCTGGGTCCGGAGTCCACCTCCGTCACCTGCCGCAGCCATCCCCGCTTCACGGAGGACTACGGCCCCTTCCGGGAGGTGACGCTGTGCGCCTCCTGCCCGGCGGCGCTGGCGCTGCTGCTGGGGTCTGACGCGCCCCTGACCTTCCGGGAGACGGAGACGGCGGAGCCGGAGGAGCCGGGGGACCCGTGGCTCACGGGTCTGGTGCCCCTGCGGGACCGGATGCTCCGGGAGCTGACGGACCGCTCCCGGCCCCTCCGAGAGCGGCTGGAGGGGGTCTTGCTGCTGGCGCTGGAGGCCCAGGACCTGCTGGAGGAGGACCGGGCGGCGGAGCTGGCGGCCCTGGCGGAGGTGTGGGAGGCGCCCCCGGTGGAACTCCCGGAGGGCCCTGGGATCTTTCCACGGGTCCTGGAAGTCCTCTCCGGACTGGAGGCGCTGGACGGTGACTGGCGGGAGCTGCTGCGCCGGGCGGAGACGGCAGAGGCGGTGCCCGTGCCGGAGCGGCTGTTGGAGCGGGTGGGAACATACTTCCTGTTCCGGTATCCCCTCAAGGCGGTCAACGACGGCGACCTGCTGGGCCGGGTGCAGCTGTGCGTTTTGATGGTGCTCCTGGCCCGGCGTCTGGCGGCCGTGTGCGGCCTCTCCGAGGCGGTGCGGCGGCTGTGCAGCGAGATCGAGCACAGCGAGGAGAACCTGGAGGTTTTGCAGCAGGCCTTTCTGGAGGACGGGGGGCTGTCTCCGGCGGCCTTTCTCCGGACCCTGCGGGAGGCGTGA